The Plasmodium sp. gorilla clade G2 genome assembly, chromosome: 5 DNA segment AAAAATGATGATCATTATTCTTCAAATAATGAGGTgtcaacaaataaaaatgaagcaTCTACAAAAAATGATACTACTTACAATACAGATAAAGAGCAAACAGaggtacatataaataaatgtgatcaaaatgatatattaaaaaataattccaTACATTCATCACAAGATTGtgatatttttacatatcaaaaaaacaaacagtctattattatgaatgaacaaaaaaaattatatatttttaataactaTGAAATAAGATTACATTTCATACTTCCAAATTTTGCTTTTGCTATACCCAtgtctttatatttaaaaataaatactcATCTTAATCTTGAAGACATAAaacttattaaaataaatgatataattaattCATTCTCATATGAAGAATGTAAATATTTGATTccacattttaatataagtTTTAATTGTTATAAATGGAAGGAGcaaataaattatcataCAAATGAAGCATGtgaaaataacaataaatcGAATACAAATCAAAAGGACATACatgatataaaacaaaatcaaaataaaaataataataataataataataataaaaataacaataataataatagtaaacaAAATTATTCAGTTTCCTTCTGTGCACACCTGTTTTTAATTAGAGCACTATTACAGTTCCCtagttttttaaaaatatttcttcattataataattttaaagaaacaaaaattGTAAAACAAACAATATATGATTACTTATTCCAAGATATATTAGCTGCTCCTCCTTTTTCAAATACACAAATGTTTGACAAGCAAGAATATGAAATTgtacaaaaaattattacttgctttttagaaaaaaataatatttattataaatcagaaaaaattataacatgGGTACATGTGTGTAGTAGTTTCATACACGAAAtgtataaagataaaaagggtaacaaaaaaaaaaaaaaatatatatatatatatatatatatatatatatatatatgtatttatatatagtgGGAGATAATCTTTTATGTCTAATCAATACATAACGATCcaacaatatttatataaataatatatatcttttttcattttttttattttttagtatCTCAAGAAATTGACGAGGTAAGAAAGGAGGGCTACAAAAAAATTGCACtattagatataaataaatataaacatgttAGAGTTGGAGAATTCAAATCACACAATTATTTACTCCCTGATTTTTTAATGGAAAAAAATAGATCATATAATCCAACTGTAACTAACAGGGcatcaaattattatatatctttaaataGTAATTTGTTAATAGCTTTTTTTCAGAGCTTGTTACCTTGGTATCAAGTGGATTATAGTggttaaaaattaatatatctatttttaaaacaaataaaatatatacatgttaaaaatataaaatattatatatatatatatatatatatatatatatatatatttatttatttatattattttattgttttgttcttattttgttcttattttttgtttgaaattttctttttaggaGAAAAGAATtgaacattattattttttggattattataattttatatacatacatacatatatatatatatatccgtatatttattatttctgttaaatgttttaaaatatatttctatttaatatttattcatttatactTTGTATTTTTGCTAATACAGGTACAAAGTCAAGACCTGTCTATTTCTCAACGGTATTAAGAACAACCTTAGATAATATCAagcatttttttaattgtgaataatttaaatgtcttttttttttttttttttttttttgaaattttaaaactttttaaatgtaattaaaaaaaaataataattaaattaaaatgaaatattaaaaatgaaaaaggcaaaagtataaataaaaaaaaatatatatatatatgtatatatatttttgtatgcCTGTTTCATGTTCAATATctagttttatatatatatatattattatatctttaataagagacacacataaatattttaattttttctttttttttttgtacaaaTATTTgtgaaaacaaaaaaatatagaattataaaaatataattatataaattaacatAGTTCTTTTATATGTAACGAATATACCCCAAATAgctattttttctttttttttttttttttttttttttttttttttttttggttagTCCAAATTTGTATGAACTGTTCAGGTAATtttcctatttttttttttaactataaTTATAGGTGTATAGtcttaaaaattatacaaaagaaaaaataaaataaaatgattgtGATATGGATTATCCCATTGtcttacaaaataaataaatatatacatatatatatacatatatatatatatataatatttatgtttctctttttattttttctttgtaGCACATATTAGTTATGTACAAAAGAAAATGTTTACCCAAACTAACACATgaacatacacatataattacttttatttttatttaattattttgtattcaAATATCTTTTTGGGACGTATTCTTCtcataaattaattatacattttattccgactttctattttttttttttttttttattatactcCATATATCTATCTATCTATCTACTTATTACAATAATATCTTGTTGCTTCTTCAGTTGTAAAACACCAATAAAAATCATTTACATTAATGTAAGTAAATTTATCCTTTACTATTTGACAACAATAACATGAATGGACACCTGAGAATTTTATTTGTCCCATTGGGGAATATGATTTATAtgctttttcatttaataaataaataaataaaacaatccACATAATAATTAATGTTGATGCAGCAGTGATACGTACGATCCATTCTCTTAATTTCATACGACATGGAGGTCTACCTTCATCATTTATTCTATTTTTCATAACAGCCATAGCTACATGAAGAGcatcatttttatgtacTTTATTAGCTAGCTGTTTCTTTCTGAAATTTTCTCCTTTGATTTTTTTGTCTTTAGCTTTTGCATTTATTAATTCCTTTGTTTCATTTGAAAGAAACCAAGAGAAAGGGGCAGATGTAAGCATTCTTTCTCCTAAGGTACATTTATCAGCAGCTGATACTGTAGTTATTGTTGCAAATCCAAATAAAAGACCACCTAAACAACCACCTATGTGTGCATAATTATCTGTATATCCAAACATTCCAACTATTATACCAAACATTACTACAAGGaccataaaaattaaaacacaACATGGTCTTGGAATTGTTTTCCAATAttcaatataatatgtaaataaagcTCCTATTAAACCATATAAAGAACCAGAAGAACCTATAGTAACACCACATGGATCACAAACAGCTGATAGTAAATTCCCTGTTACAccagaaataaaaaataaaagagcTGTTCTAATAGATCCCCAATCAGGTTCAATCATCCATAAAATTTGAATTTGACAAAttacattaaataatatatgcatGAACCCACCATGTAAATACATAGACCAAAATAATCTATATATCTCACCataatttcttatataatttgtatttaaacctcctaataaattatatacacgACTATTTACAGAATCCCAATTTGCATATCCTCTACCATCTGGATTTTCTTCTACTTTATCTCCAGGCCATCCTTCATCTGATGCTTTAGAACCAACAAAATGTCTATTAGATGCAGATTCATCTAAATTGTATTCACATGCACCATATcctaaaaatacaaaaaatggCTGCCTCTTATGAACCAAATTTTCAGTATAAATAGGATATAAAACTTTAGATATACATCTACCATTAAAggtattataattaaaaaccATTTCTGCAAAAAATACCCAAAACAATATAGCAGTTGTTGATATACATACTGTTAATCTTCCTATCAAAGGATTGTTATTTAATCGTGGGTCTTTTACTTTTGTTTTtgcatttttattctttcttCTATATTTTCCAAGAATAGGAGAAGAAAAAGGATTCAAAGGAGCACGTCTACCAACAGCTCCTGATGGTAATGTATGTAGATTCTCATCACTTGttacaattatttttatatcatttatttcattcatattatcactTGTATTGCCATAATCATGAACCTTAGGACTTAATAAGGAACCTTTATTTAATTTCACATCTCCATATACTAATAATTGTTGTGAATTTTTCTTACTAGATACATCATCTATATTAGTTGATGTTTCTAAGTCACTAAATATGctaattcttttttcttcttctttcttAGGTGATTCTAGATCACTATATacactatttttttttttttcgttatTAATTGAAAAgctatttttcttttcatcattattaattgAAAAgctatttttcttttcatcattattaattgAAAAACTATTCTTCTTTTCATTGTTATTAATTGAAAAgctatttttcttttcatcgTTATTAATTGAAAAgctatttttcttttcatctcCATTAATTGAaaagcttttttttttttcattattattattaaatatgttgattttcattttagtattattattgaatatgcttttttttttttgttcttcatTATTTGCAGATTCAGAATCACTAAATAGACTACTTTTCCTTTtctcttcattattttcaccTTTTGTCTTCTTGAATATActaattttcttcttttccaTATTATTGAATAAATTAGCTTTTTTCTTTACATCCCCTTTTGGAATTTCTAAATCGCTAAATATgctgcttttttttttctcggCATTTTTCGGATTAAACTCTGTATTAGATCCCATGTGTTAAATGTAATTgtgaataaataattttaacatatacatatatgagtatatgtatatacatatatatatatatatatatatgaataacggattaaagttatatattattgtttctattataaataaaaaaaaagacactaaaaataaataacaaatatagaAAGTGTAATACACatacaaattataattttcataaatatataatatttataaacatttcggttttcatatttttgagattataaatttttgacATTGCAACATTAGAAACGTTACAAATTGTTAAATCCATACAACAGTTATAACAattaatttttcaaataaatatataaagtgaaatatatacatatattcatGTATATATAGGCTTATACAATTACATTAtaacatttaatttttaatacacTTGAACGATTCTACGTTTTTCacataacaaaaaaaaaaaaaaaaaaaaaaaaaaaaaaaaaaaatatatgtatatatatatatatatatatatatatatatagttatatttatttatttacttatgtatatatgcaTAGTATAaatccctttttttttttttttttgtacataatattttatatgggtttttatttttctttcgGGGATACTGATATATAcgttttaaatgaaaaacaaaaagaaattcaaaaaaaaaaaaaaataaaataaaataaataaaataaaatatttttatgtcaAATGTtcaaaaagtatatatatatatatatatatatatatatatatatatatatatatgtatatataattgtctaaaacaaaaaaaaaaaagtttacacacattaattttacatataaacaaacatatatacatatatatatatatgcatataatttCAAAAGGAAATAAcacaaatacaaaaaatatttgtacagttttaataaattttttaaaatatgagtATTTCTATCATTTTAATGTGCAcaatcttatatatatttatatatattatctttttccatattatttgtaaaaaaaaaaaatatatacataaatatatatatttaattattttgatttttttttttttttttttttctgatgtttatatatataattacatatatgcaaccaaaaaattattttctcttatattttataaattggACAAatgtatgaaaaaataaaaaatagcacatatacacatatatattatatatatatatatataatataaccatgcatacataaatatttctttcaatatatatttttttttttttttcacaattaataaagaaataattttttcaaaaatggATTCATATTAAAATCTTATTAAGTTGAATTTATATagtttaattatataacaaaaaaaaacaagaaaaaaaaaaaaaaaaaggttaataaaatatattatgcaATAAAAGgattcttcttttattttgatttatttgatttgtttttttttttttttaatttttaatatttcaataattttaatacgtgtaaatacaatatatatatatatatatatatatatatataaaacctacatatgaaaatgttttaaaagaataaacGAAAAACgaatatttt contains these protein-coding regions:
- a CDS encoding rhomboid protease ROM4, which translates into the protein MGSNTEFNPKNAEKKKSSIFSDLEIPKGDVKKKANLFNNMEKKKISIFKKTKGENNEEKRKSSLFSDSESANNEEQKKKSIFNNNTKMKINIFNNNNEKKKSFSINGDEKKNSFSINNDEKKNSFSINNNEKKNSFSINNDEKKNSFSINNDEKKNSFSINNEKKKNSVYSDLESPKKEEEKRISIFSDLETSTNIDDVSSKKNSQQLLVYGDVKLNKGSLLSPKVHDYGNTSDNMNEINDIKIIVTSDENLHTLPSGAVGRRAPLNPFSSPILGKYRRKNKNAKTKVKDPRLNNNPLIGRLTVCISTTAILFWVFFAEMVFNYNTFNGRCISKVLYPIYTENLVHKRQPFFVFLGYGACEYNLDESASNRHFVGSKASDEGWPGDKVEENPDGRGYANWDSVNSRVYNLLGGLNTNYIRNYGEIYRLFWSMYLHGGFMHILFNVICQIQILWMIEPDWGSIRTALLFFISGVTGNLLSAVCDPCGVTIGSSGSLYGLIGALFTYYIEYWKTIPRPCCVLIFMVLVVMFGIIVGMFGYTDNYAHIGGCLGGLLFGFATITTVSAADKCTLGERMLTSAPFSWFLSNETKELINAKAKDKKIKGENFRKKQLANKVHKNDALHVAMAVMKNRINDEGRPPCRMKLREWIVRITAASTLIIMWIVLFIYLLNEKAYKSYSPMGQIKFSGVHSCYCCQIVKDKFTYINVNDFYWCFTTEEATRYYCNK